Below is a window of Picosynechococcus sp. PCC 7002 DNA.
AATTTAGATAGTGACACGGTAACGCAATCAAAAAATCTTGTTACACATCGCCGCAGCGGTCTAAGTCCCTTGGAAATCCGGGGTAAAATAACCACAGACCGCACCATTCGTGCTAAAGGACATTGGCAATGCAGAAAGTATTATTTCTGTTTGGAGAATTAAATGATGATGATATTGACTGGCTTATCACTGCCGGTAAGATTGCCAAAATTCCACCGCAAACAGTTTTAATCCAGGAAAATCAACCCCTGGAAAATTTCTACATTCTCCTCGATGGCTCGGTATCGGTTTTCATTGACCTCATGGGAGTGACAAAGGATATTGCGGTGCTCCAGAGTGGGGAAGTTTTTGGGGAACTGTCTTTTATTGATCAGCAGTTACCCAGTGCCAGTGTCAAAACCTGTGGTGAATGCTTATTACTGGCCGTATCCCAAGACAAAATTTCCGACCGCCTGAATCAAGATATTGGCTTTTCGGCGCGATTTAATCGGGCGATCGCCACTTTTTTAGCGAGTCGTCTTCGGAATACGGTGCGTCACCTCGGCGAGGATAAAGATTTTGTGTTTAATCAAAGTCGCGCTACCGAAGCCGTGCCCAGCATGATTCAAGAAAATCTCAATGTCGCTACCACCCGCTTTGATTGGTTGCTGCGCCGGGTACAATCCCAAACGGTGCCGGAAAATCCTGTTTAACGCTCTCCGCCAGGTAAAAGCAGTTTGAAGTATGGTGTGATAGAAATTTTAGAATCTTATGGTCATGGGCTATTGGTACGCGGGGGCTTGGTACGAGGGGACAGAACTGACTCTCCCGGTTAGTGATCCGAGTTTTTTATTTGGGGCGACCCTCTTTACGACCCTCCGGGCTCACCAAAACTCCCTCACGGATCCCCGCAGTCTGTGGTCTCACCATGGCGATCGCCTCCGCCACAGCATTAAAACTTTGCAATGGCCAGCACCCGATTGGGAGCGCATTAACCAGGGCGCCCAAAAAGTGGCCACCGTCGCCCCCGTGGTGCGGGTGACAATCCTCCATGATGGCCGCGAACTGATCCTCGGCCGTCCACTGCCGGAACATTTAGCCCAACAGCAGCAGCAGGGAATCCAAGGTTGGTTGGCCCAAGACCCCTACTTCCAGAGACCCCAGGCGGATTTTAAAACAGGCAATTACCTCAGCGCGTGGCAGGCCCGCCAACGGGCGATCGCCTTGGGGGCCGGAGAAGCAATTTTGCCAGATCCCAGCGGCCACTGGCTCGAAACCGCCACCGGAAATTTATGGGGGTTTAAACAAGGAACTTGGTACACGCCGCCCCTAGGGGGAATTTTGCCTGGGGTGATGCGATCGCACCTCCTAGGGCAACTGCAAAAACACCAAATACCCGTCCAGGAAATTCCTTGGGACATTGATTTGATCCAAACCTTCGAGGCGATCGCCTACAGCAACAGCGTCGTGGGCGTGATTCCTTTCCAAGCAATTCAGGGAGCAAATTTTTCCTTAAACGCTCTCCAAATCAACCATCCAGCCCTGCGCCACCTCCAGCATTTGAGCGGTCAACTGGTCGTGTAATCCAGGTAAATCCCGAAAAAACATTGAGAAAAATCTTAAAATACTTAAAATAAAGTAACAAGCCGTAATAAAAACGCGATTAATTTTCATAATTAGCGGCCCCTGCTGGCTTCATTATTTTCAGAAATTTCTATGAATCATTTCTTGCCTCGTCCCCTGCTCCGTAGTCTTTTCGCGGTCTGTTTGGCGGTGATGACCTGGGCGATCGCCCCCGCTGCCTTCGCCGTTAACAACCCTGAACTGCTCCCCGATTATGAAACGCCGGTCGTGGATTTGGCGAACTTCCTCCCCCAGCTCCAGGAAGAAAATCTCGTGACGGATCTGAACAATTTTGAAGCAGAAACGGGCTGGAAAATGCGCGTCTTAACTCAATTTGATCGCAGTCCCGGACGGGCCGTAAAGGAATACTGGGGTCTCGATGATAAAAGCATTTTGCTCGTTGCCGATGGTCGGGGGGGTAACCTCTTAGCCTTTAGCATTGGTGATGATGTTTATGAGCTGATGCCCCGCACCTTCTGGATCGAACTCCAGACTCGCTTCGGTAATATGTACTACGTTCGTGAACATGGCGAAAATCAGGCGATCGCCGACGCTCTAGAAACCGTTAAAGTCTGTGTCACCAAAGAAGGCGGTTGTATCGTTGTGCCTGGCTTACCCCGTGAACAGTGGCTACTCACCCTCATTAGTTCCGTTGTTGGGGGCGTTATCTGTGGCTTTGCTGCCATTCCCCGCAAGGAAGGTCAAGCCTTTGCTTGGCAGTGGGCCTTAATCATGTCTCCCCTCTGGGGCATCCTCTTCCTCGCCTTCGGCGTTGGCCCCGTTGTCACCCGCACCTCCGACTGGTTACCCCTACTCCGCAATGTCCTCGGCTTCATGATGGGGGCGATCGTGGCCTTTATTGCGCCGATGTTTAATCAACCGAATCCTTCCGAATCTGAATCCTAAAGCTTGTCCCCTTGTAAAATTCAACCTGAAGCCTCTCAGTTCCTTGGGAGGCTTTTTTATCTGCTCGCCCAGAAAAAAACAAAAATTGCAATCAGACTATAAATAGTGCTTTCTGGGGGACAATCATTCCAACTACACCCATCACTGGTGTGGTATCTCTCAGCAAACTCTTTTAAACTAAACTAAGACCTTTTAAGATTTGTATCCTCTACGCGGCCCCAGCCACTATGCAACAATCTCTCCTTGACCGGATGCCCACCAATCCCATCTTTAATCCCGATGGGAATGACGATATCGCCCACCGTTCCATTTGGTTCGGGGAAACTACCAACCTGATGCAGCTGAACGACGTTCGCTACCCTTGGGCGGTGGGACTGTACCAACAGATGCGCGAAAACTTTTGGATTCCCCAGAAGCTGGACATTACCCAGGATGTCACCGACTACCACAACCTGACAGATTCAGAACGCCGCGCCTTTGACGGGATCCTCAGCTACCTCACATTCCTTGATTCTGTCCAAACCTGTAATCTTCCTCACATCAAAAGCTCGATTACGGCCCCAGAGATTAGCCTGTGCATCGCCGAGCAGATCTCCCAGGAGGGGATGCACAACCAGTCCTATCAATACATGATTGAGACGATTATCCCTAGCGATCGCCGCAGTGCCGTCTATGATTTTTGGCGTACGGATAAAGTCTTACGCGATCGCTGTGAGTACATTGCCAGCAACTACCAACGCTACATTGACAACCCCACCCCAGAAAATTACTTCACAACCCTCGTCGCCGACTATTTGCTAGAAGGGCTGTATTTTTACAATGGTTTTGTGTTCTTCTATAACCTTGCCTCGCGGATGTTGATGCCCGGTTCTGCGGATATCTTTAAGATGATTAACCGGGACGAACTCAGCCACGTGCGCCTATTCCAAAAACTGATCCCAGAGGCCATGGCCACCTTTGATCACTCTGTCGATCACATCTATGAAATGGTGGAACGGGCTGTACAGTACGAATGCCAATGGACAAACCACATTGTCGGCAACGATATCCTCGGCATTACAGAACAAAGCACCGAGATTTACACCAAGTATTTAGCGAATATTCGTCTTCAAGCTATCGGCCTCGAACCGTTGTACAAAGGGGATCAATACAAGAAAAGCCCCTACCGTCACCTCGAACGATTCTCAGACACAAAAAAAGAAGGCAACACCAAAGCCAACTTCTTTGAGGCCGGGGTGACCAGCTACGTGATGTCATCGGGAATTACGGGTTGGGATGAATTTTAAACAGACACTGGGGGCGATAATGCAGCAAAAAATCTGTAGTTTGTTGTACTGTTTTTCGTCCCTTATTCTGCCCGCAGTCGCAATGAGCTAAAATTAGCGTTGCATATCCGTTCAGTTTGAGGAGGAGAGGACTATTCCTGAACCGCTAAATCTGACTGTAAGTTTGAGAGGAACTTACGAAGTCATTGACAACAAATATCAAATTTTCCGCTTAACTGGGTTATTGGATGCTTTTTCCGAGCCTGTGTTTAGTACAGCCATCAAAAACCGCATTAATGAAGGCCCCCACGATATTATCCTCTCCCTAGCCCAAATTGATTTTGTGGATAGTTCTGGTATCGGTGCCCTGGTGCAGTTGGTAAAACACACCCAAAATGCTGGGGGAACGATGCAGGTGGTAACCAATCCACGGGTGACCCAAACGGTGAAGTTGGTTCGCCTAGAGAAGTTTTTGTCTCTACGGAACTCCATTGATGAGGCGATCGCCCACCTAGACGAGAAAAAATAGGGACGAGAAAACCATTGTTTGTCCCTGACATTACCGCTGATCAGCTCCGACAATTATCCCCCGCGTCCTTAGCCTATGTGGGGGATGCTGTTTATGAACTCTACAGCCGCTGTTATTTTTTGTTGCCCCCCTGTCGCATCGCGGATTACCACGGTAAGGTGGTGGCGGAGGTGCGGGCAGAAACCCAAGCCCAATATTTAACTCTCCTGGAACCCCATTTAAGCGAGCTAGAACGGGACATTGTTCGCCGGGGGCGCAATGCAGCCACCGGAAAACCAAGGCGTCTGAGCTTAGCTATTTATCGGCAGGCTACGGGCTTTGAAGCCCTAGTCGGATATCTCTATCTCACAAACCCGCAGCGTTTGGCCGAATTATTTACCTGTTTACCCCAAGAACGGTCTGGGGTCTGATATGATCGACTCTCTTTTGTGTTTCGTTGGGGCTTTTTCCCCCAGGGAGCGCTCCGCCTGAGGTAAGACAAAAATATGTTTGTGTTGATTTAAGGGTTGGCTGAAAAAGGTGATTTTGTTGACTTTAAATAACCAGAGTCATACTCTAGGCGATCGCCCCAGCCCCTGCAACTGATTTTCCTTGACAAGTTAATACATCTGAACGACCAAAGACTGATTTTTTATGAACAAGCCACATCGATCCGATTCGGGTAAAAAATACGGTAGAGCTGCTGGGGGAAGAGACCGCAAGCCGAGCAAAAAGTATGGAAAAGCTTCTTCCTTTGATCGGGATCGACGTTCTGATCGCCGCGAAGATGGCGGTAAATTTGAACGGGGCGATCGCCCAGCCCCCCGTCGCAAGGGTCAATTTTCCCGACGAGACGAAGGAGGAGAGCGCTCCTTTAAACGTTTTGATAAACGCAGCAGCCAAGGTGCGGGCCCGAATAAAAGACGCCCCATTACAGACCGTCCCAAGCCCCAGCGCAGCCAAGGGTCAGAATTCATCCCCCAAGATGCGCCTGAACTCACGCCCCAAACCGCCCCAGAGGAAGTTACCGAAGCAGTCACTCCAGAAGAAGATAATGACTTGATCTACGGCAAACATGCGGTGTTATCAGTGCTGGAGAGCGAACGTCCCCTCAACCGAATTTGGGTCACCTCCCGCCTGCGCCACGCCAATCGTTTCCATACCCTCCTCCAGGCCGCCAAGAACCAAGGCACGGTGATCGACGAAGTGAGCATGTCCCGCCTAGACTATCTGACCAACCGGGGCGTCCACCAGGGCATCGCTGTGCAGACGGCTCCCTATGAATATATGGAGTTGCCGGATCTCATTGAGCAAGCGAAGGCCAAAACAGAATCCCCCGTGGTTGTGATTGCCGACGGCATCACCGATCCCCATAATTTGGGGGCGATTATTCGTACTGCCGAAGCGATTGGTGCCCAAGGGATGATTATTCCCCAACGGCGGGCGGTGGGGGTAACCTCAACGGTGATGAAGGTGGCCGCCGGTGCCCTTGAACATTTCCCGGTTGCGCGGGTGGTCAATCTTAGTCGGGCCATGGAAGAACTCAAGGAAGCTGGTTTCTGGATTTATGGCACTGCCGCCGGAACCAGTAAAGCCTTACACAATATCAAATTTGAAGGTGCGATAGGATTAGTTATCGGTTCGGAAGGACAAGGTCTTAGTTTGTTGACGCAAAAGCATTGTGATGAACTGGTTGCAATTCCGATGACCGGGAAAACCCCTAGCCTAAATGCTTCCGTCGCTGCGGCGATCGCCTTATATGAAGTGTACCGACAAAAGCTTGTACGCCAGGTGCAAATCACCCTCCCGGATACCCCCTAAGGCAGTATGCAAAGTGAGCGCTTTCGGGATAAAACAAGAGTTGTTGGTTTGGATCCAGACAAGCTATCTTCAACAACAAGTATTTTTCCAGTAGACCCATACCTCAAACTTCACCACCACAGGGACAGATATGAAAGAACTTTTGCTCAAGCTCTTCGAGACCATTGGTCGTGCCTATTGGCTTGAAATTACCACTGAGCAACCGGAGTGTACCTACTACTTTGGTCCTTACCTCAGTCGCAAAGAGGCGATCGCCGCCCAGCCCGGTTTCCTCGAAGACCTTACCAACGAAGGCGCCCAGAACATCAACGTAAACCTACAGCGGTGTCGTACCCCCAAAGAGCTCACCATTTTTGATGACTCTGGGTCAAAAAAAACCCTGATGCCCATCTTTAGCTTTAGCCACTAGCTTCTGAATTATTCCCCCTGGTAATCCCCATTTTCTGTGTGTGCCCCGGCGCTATTCATAATGGGGATTTTTGTCGTGGTTGCGAAGCCGCTTCCCTGAAACCAGGACGCCACAGGGGTAGAAGTCTTGTGATATCTTCATTAGGGAACAAAATCTATATTCTGTCCATTTCCTAGCAAGTGTTCGAGGCAAAATAGCGTGTCGTTAAATTTTCAAGAAATCATCGCCACCCTCAATCAATTTTGGCGGGATCGTGGTTGTCTAATTGCCCAGCCCTACGACACCGAAAAAGGGGCCGGCACTATGAACCATCACACTTTTTTGCGGGCGATTGGCCCTGAACCTTGGTCCGTTGCCTATGTCGAACCTTGCCGTCGCCCTACCGATGGCCGCTACGGTGAAAACCCCAACCGGGTACAGCATTATTTCCAGTACCAGGTGATCATCAAACCGTCACCGGACAACATTCAAGAAATCTATTTAGACTCCCTCAAAGCCCTAGGGATTCAGCCGGAAGACCACGATATCCGCTTTGTAGAAGATAACTGGGAGTCGCCGACCCTCGGTGCCTGGGGTGTGGGCTGGGAAGTGTGGCTTGATGGCATGGAAATCACCCAATTTACCTACTTTCAACAATGTGGTGGCCTTGACTGCCGCCCGGTTTGTATTGAAATTACCTACGGCCTAGAACGCCTGGCAATGTACCTCCAGGAAGTGGACGCGATCACCAAGATCCGCTGGAATGAGACCACCAGCTACGGAGATATTTTCCTGCAAAGTGAAATTGAGCAATGCACCTACAATTTTGAAGCGTCTAATCCGGAAATGTTGTTTCAGCTATTTTCGCTCTACGAAGCAGAAGCTCAACAACTCATTGAGAAAGGGTTGGTGATGCCGAGCCTTGATTATGTGCTGAAATGTTCCCACACCTTTAATTTACTCGATGCGCGGGGGGTGATTGCCGTGGCCGAACGTACCCGCTACATTGGGCGGATTCGTCACATGGCCCGCCAGGTGGCCCACCTTTACCTTGCCCAACGGGAAGAATTGGGCTTTCCGTTACAAAAGGCGATCGCCTAAGCTGGAGATAGACTCCGCCGACGAATTGAGGTATTGCGATGCGTACTTCCCTAGGGGCCATTGCCGAGCACATTGCGGCAACCACTGGCCAACCGTTTACCCTCGAACAGCAGCGTTCCGTGGGGGGCGGCTGTATTAATCAGGGCTACTGTTTGGCAGGCTCTGGCCAGCGGTATTTTGTGAAGCTCAATCGCCCGAATCAGACGGCAATGTTCGCCGCAGAAGCCTTGGCCCTCCAGCAAATGGGCGCAACCCAAACTATCCGTGTTCCAAAGCCCATCTGTTGGGGGGAAACCGAGAGTAATAGTTATATCGTCCTGGAATGGATCGACCTCGGTGGTGGTAGTGGTGATGCTTGGCAAGCCATGGGCCACCACCTCGCAGAACTTCACCGTCGGGGTACGGCGGAAAAATTTGGCTGGGATCGCCCCAACACCATTGGTTCTACGCCCCAAATGAATGACTGGCAAAGCAATTGGGCTGAATTTTGGGCGGAACAACGCCTTGGCTATCAACTGCGTCTTGCGAGGCGAAAAGGGGGCGATTTTCCGGAGCCACAGCGGATCATTGAAGGAGTACGAAGAATTTTGCGGGATCATCAGCCCCAACCCTCCCTCGTCCACGGGGATCTTTGGTCAGGGAATGCCGCAGTGACCGACCAGGGGGAACCAATTATTTTTGACCCAGCGGCCTACTACGGCGATCGCGAAGTAGATATTGCGATGACAGAGCTATTTGGTGGCTTTCCGGGACGTTTTTACCAGGGCTATAACGAGGCTTGGCCCCTGGATTCTGGCTATGGCGATCGCCGCGATTTATACAACCTCTATCACGTGCTCAATCACTTCAATTTATTTGGTGGGGGCTATGGCAACCAAGCCAAGCGAATTATTCAGCAGCTTTTTTAAGAGTGTTTTTAAGGTTGTCCCAAACCCTGAGATCGGTGGGTTCGTCAATGTCCTGGAGTATTGGCAGTAAGGCAAGGCTTAGATTTAACTGCTGGCAGCGGGCCTCGGTTTCCGAGAAAACTTGAGCTGTACCCCAGGGCATTTTTGTAAAGAGAGCAGCAATATTTTGGCGCAGACCAATCAGATAATAACCACCGTCTACTGCTGGGCCAAGGACAACTTCAGCCGCATCGAGTTTATCAAAGGCCGCTGCGAGAATTTCATCGGTAATGCTTGGGCAGTCGATACCAATCACCACGGTTTTGTCATAACCTTGTTGTTCACTGGTTTGAAAAGCATGAATCAGGCGATCGCCTAAATCTTGGCCCTGTTGCGCTTGATAATGCCACTGTTCCCCCAGCCAGGCCGCCATTTGGGGCATTGTAGCGCCGGAAAAGTAAATCGAAATATCGATATTTTTCAAAACTTCTACGGTTTTCAGAGTATCTTCCGTCAGGTGGCGTTGTAGTGTTGCGGCCCCCTCCGCCCCTAAAGCAGGAATTAAACGGGTTTTTGTCTGGCCCGGCACCGGGTAGCGGGTGAAAATAATGAGATGAGCTGCTTTGTGACACATTACTGATAAACGGGGTGTTGCCCATAGAACGGTACAACCGCGCCCCAAGGCCCCTGGGGGTTTGCTTGCCATTGGGATTGGGCAAGGCTTAAAACTTCAGTCACAGTATCACCAATCGTTTCTGGGGGATCGATCACCTGCAAATCAGGAAAATTGCCCTGACAATCTGCCCAAGCCGTGGGGGTAAATAACTGATCCGGCACGAGGGCGATCGCCCCTGTCGCAGTGATTTGATAAATGGCCCCAAAGACTGCGCCCCGTCGCGCTGGCAAAGCCACAGCCACCGTTTGACCCAGACAATTTTCTCGGTTCCGAAAAGCGCACCCCGTCGTGGATCGCTGTGCGATCGCCGCTAAGGTCGAGATGCCATAGAGGGGAATGTTTAACTGTTGGGCGAGGGTGCGGGCCGTGACAACGCCTAACCGAGTGCCCGTAAAGCCACCAGGCCCCTTTGCCACCCCTAAAAAGGCGATGTCTTGCCAAGCATGGGGCTGGATAAACTCCTGGAGATAGCAATGGAGTTGGGCCGATAGATCCCGTCCCAGTTCCCACAGGGCCGTGCGTTGTTCCCCTGTGACCAAGTTCCGTAAACTCAGCCCTAACTGGGGGGTTGTGGTGTGGAGTGCTAAACCCAAGGTGGGCTCCGGTGCGATCGCCATAGATGTCTGCAAATTGCCACAAATAACAGGCCTTTCATTCTAGGCGATCGCCTGCCGATTACCCAACGGTAGCCCCATAAATTTAGCCTTAGGGATTAGGAATTTTGGCCATTTAAGCTATGATAGAAAATGCTGTCTTTATATAGAATTTTTAGACTAAATTTCATGGCCAAGAAATCAATGATTGAGCGCGACAAGAAACGTGCTCGCATGGTGGCAAAATACGCCGCAAAAAGAGCTGCCCTTAAGGAAGCTTTTAACAACGCAGCTGATCCCCTCGAAAAACTCGAAATCCACCGCAAAATCCAGAATCTTCCCCGCAACAGCTCTCCGACCCGGATGCGCAACCGTTGCCAAATTACTGGCAGACCCCGCAGCTACTACCGCGACTTTGGTCTGTGCCGTAACGTCCTCCGGGATTGGGCTCACCAAGGCTTGCTCCCCGGCGTGGTTAAATCCAGTTGGTAACGACTGGCTTCTACCCCAATGGTTGAGGCAATCAATCCATTATTTTTTTAATATTTTTGCCAAGGTAGAGTCCCGCTCTACCTTTTTTGATGGCTACTTTTGATCGCCAGGGGAGGAGAGAAGGCAATTTGTAAAAAGCATCAGGCAACACCTCCCCTCAAGAAATTCTTTCGTTACACTAGAGTCGTCTTTGGGTGTTTTTTTGTATTGATTAAAACCTCATTGGAGTTATCGTAGGCGATCGCCATGTCTGAATCCGAAAAAGAAAAATTTTTATTCCCCATTGAGAGCTACCGAGGCGACTTCAAAATGGAGAAAGTCCTCTTTAATGCCAACCTCCAGGAGTTTGCCCAGCGGGTGAATTTTATCTGCAACCTAGAAACGAACGGCAAAATTTCATCACAACAAGCCTATCAAGAAATAAAAAACCTTTGGAAAACCCTTAAAAGTACCCGCAAAAGCCTTGAACTCCCCGACGAGGAGAACAAAGCCTAATCTTTTTTGGGAATAATATTGGTGATCTTTTCGCTACTTTTCCACCAGCCAGAGGGGTAAACTTTGGCTTGGATTTACTGCTAAACCTTGAATATTAGCCTGGGCAAAAACATATTCTTTCCCTTGCCAAATGGGGATATAGGGCACATCCGCCACCATTTGTTCCTGGATTTGCGTGAAAATTTCGAGGCGTTTTGTTGGGTCAGTTTCTGTCCGTTGGGCATCAATTAATTGGTTCATCGCTTCATTCCAATAAAAAGACCCTTGGTTTTGCGCGCCCCCCGATTCACAGCCCGTTTCTGGCGATCCCACCTCACAATTCAAAAGGGGATGAATGTAATTATCCGCATCTAAAAAGTCCGGGTACCAGTTCCCCAGGGCTGCCGGATAAATCCCCTGGGCAATATTTTGAAAAAAGGTCGCCCCTTCCACACTGCTGGGTTCAAATTGCAACAAGCCCTCCAGTTCACGGTTGGCATACTCCCTTAGGGTTGTGGCGATAATGCCACGGGTGGTGGAGCCGGACGGATACCACAGGGGAATTACAGCCGGATTTTCTGGGGTAAAGCCCGCTTCGGTGAGGAGGGTTTTGGCCTGTTCAATGTTGGCATCACCATAGGCGCTTTGGAATAGCGGTTGTGATGCTGGAAAAGAAGTCGGAATCAAACTATAGAGGGGATCAGCCTGGCCATTGAGTACCCGTTCGTTGATCAGGTTGCGGTCGAGGAGAGCGGCGATCGCCTGGCGGACTTCGAGCTGATCGAGGGGGGCTTGGTTACGGTTTAGCACCATAAAATTCACCGCTGTCCCCTCTGCTTCTAGGGCTTGAATTTCGCCGCTTTCTGCCTCCCGTAGGAGATTACTCACCTGTTCCGGCTCCAGGGATTGGTAGGCGATATCCACGGCCCCCGTCTGGAGCGCATTAAATAAATTGGCAGCATTACTATTAAAAATTTGGATATCAACTCCGGCATTCTTCGCTGTCTCGCCCCAGTAATCGTCATTACGGTCGAGGGTAATGGTGTCGCTCGTAAAAGCCGTTAGCTTGTAGGGGCCAGTGCCCACCAGTTGACTGGGGTTAAAGGCACCTTCGCCGATTTCGTAGGCCGCGGGGGAAACAGCACTAGCCCCAGCAAAAGCCAATAATGCAGGAAACGCAGCAAAGGGTTGCTTGAGGGTAATGGTGAGTTCATATTCCCCGGTCGCTTCGATATTCTCGATGATGTCCCCCAGTAAAAAGGAGGGTTTGCCTTTGTTTTCCATGAAGCGATCTAAAGAAAATTTCATCGCCGCCGCGTTAAAGGGTTCGCCATCATGGAAAGTGACGCCCTCCCGCAGGGGAATTGTATAGGTGAGGCCATCGTCGCTAATGGCGGGCAGAGCTGCGGCCAGGAGGGGTTTGATCTCCGTGGTCCCGATTTCGTAGGTGTAGAGACTTTCGGTGACGTTGTAGATGATATTTAAACCGGCAATTTCGTAGCTATCGGCGGGATCGATGGTGCGGGGTTTGGCGGTGGTGCCCAGGGCCAGACGATTATTGACATCGGCGCTAATGGTCGTCGTTTCGCTGTTGGGAGTGGTGCCGTTGGGATTGGGATTACAGCTCACCAGAAGGGAACCAAAACAAAGGGCGATCGCCGCTGCGGAATAAAATTGCCGGGAATGGATCATAGTGCTTTTGGACAACAGGACTAGGTGGACTTGATCATAGCGGGATTTGACCCCGAATATTGTTGGGCAGA
It encodes the following:
- the tsaB gene encoding tRNA (adenosine(37)-N6)-threonylcarbamoyltransferase complex dimerization subunit type 1 TsaB; its protein translation is MAIAPEPTLGLALHTTTPQLGLSLRNLVTGEQRTALWELGRDLSAQLHCYLQEFIQPHAWQDIAFLGVAKGPGGFTGTRLGVVTARTLAQQLNIPLYGISTLAAIAQRSTTGCAFRNRENCLGQTVAVALPARRGAVFGAIYQITATGAIALVPDQLFTPTAWADCQGNFPDLQVIDPPETIGDTVTEVLSLAQSQWQANPQGPWGAVVPFYGQHPVYQ
- the rpsN gene encoding 30S ribosomal protein S14 is translated as MAKKSMIERDKKRARMVAKYAAKRAALKEAFNNAADPLEKLEIHRKIQNLPRNSSPTRMRNRCQITGRPRSYYRDFGLCRNVLRDWAHQGLLPGVVKSSW
- a CDS encoding DUF7219 family protein; its protein translation is MSESEKEKFLFPIESYRGDFKMEKVLFNANLQEFAQRVNFICNLETNGKISSQQAYQEIKNLWKTLKSTRKSLELPDEENKA
- a CDS encoding ABC transporter substrate-binding protein: MIHSRQFYSAAAIALCFGSLLVSCNPNPNGTTPNSETTTISADVNNRLALGTTAKPRTIDPADSYEIAGLNIIYNVTESLYTYEIGTTEIKPLLAAALPAISDDGLTYTIPLREGVTFHDGEPFNAAAMKFSLDRFMENKGKPSFLLGDIIENIEATGEYELTITLKQPFAAFPALLAFAGASAVSPAAYEIGEGAFNPSQLVGTGPYKLTAFTSDTITLDRNDDYWGETAKNAGVDIQIFNSNAANLFNALQTGAVDIAYQSLEPEQVSNLLREAESGEIQALEAEGTAVNFMVLNRNQAPLDQLEVRQAIAALLDRNLINERVLNGQADPLYSLIPTSFPASQPLFQSAYGDANIEQAKTLLTEAGFTPENPAVIPLWYPSGSTTRGIIATTLREYANRELEGLLQFEPSSVEGATFFQNIAQGIYPAALGNWYPDFLDADNYIHPLLNCEVGSPETGCESGGAQNQGSFYWNEAMNQLIDAQRTETDPTKRLEIFTQIQEQMVADVPYIPIWQGKEYVFAQANIQGLAVNPSQSLPLWLVEK